A genomic segment from Bacteroidales bacterium encodes:
- a CDS encoding V-type ATP synthase subunit D, with product MAIKFQFNKTALQELNKQLAVRERALPTIKNKETALRVEVKKARDAAQQLEKDLLAKTTEYEKAVELWGEFDPSLVSIRDVQLTVKKIAGVKTPVLENIDFEIGKFSLFNQPSWILDGIHILKELASIGIEREVYLRKMHLLDFARRKTTQKVNLYEKVQIPGYQDAIRKIKRFMEDEENLSKSAQKILKNRQQNTGEAV from the coding sequence ATGGCGATCAAATTTCAATTTAACAAAACGGCGTTGCAGGAGCTGAACAAGCAGCTGGCTGTGCGTGAACGGGCTCTGCCAACCATTAAGAACAAGGAGACCGCCCTGCGCGTGGAAGTGAAGAAAGCAAGGGATGCGGCTCAGCAGCTTGAAAAGGACCTTCTCGCCAAAACGACTGAATACGAAAAAGCAGTGGAGCTGTGGGGCGAGTTTGATCCATCCCTGGTTTCCATCAGGGATGTACAGCTGACCGTGAAAAAGATTGCCGGAGTGAAGACTCCAGTACTGGAAAATATTGATTTTGAAATCGGTAAGTTCAGTCTCTTCAATCAGCCGTCGTGGATCCTGGATGGGATCCACATCCTGAAAGAACTTGCATCCATTGGCATTGAACGTGAAGTGTACCTGCGCAAAATGCACCTGCTCGATTTTGCCAGGAGGAAGACCACGCAGAAGGTCAACCTGTACGAAAAAGTACAAATACCGGGTTATCAGGATGCCATAAGAAAAATCAAACGATTTATGGAGGATGAGGAAAACCTGTCGAAATCAGCTCAAAAGATCCTGAAAAACAGGCAACAGAATACAGGGGAGGCCGTATGA